A genome region from Cucumis sativus cultivar 9930 chromosome 4, Cucumber_9930_V3, whole genome shotgun sequence includes the following:
- the LOC101214483 gene encoding uncharacterized protein LOC101214483, whose protein sequence is MVTRNATSFDLTFLSISNQPPQSQPVMAQQDDGWPLGLRMLNARVGLLENRDFPGSISFNTLPTGSPISFTDSSVLDSESSGSFFHSKSITLGSLIGGSTSNIMELTRRPSREGSTEASLGVDRKINNYFKLKSKPWLFSLCCKLSTDAVIATRTHSLAHFLELERKRTATVAAAHPRPIVGRSSNILTS, encoded by the exons ATGGTCACAAGAAATG CCACCTCCTTTGACCTGACGTTTCTTAGTATATCAAATCAACCACCACAGTCTCAGCCAGTGATGGCTCAACAGGACGATGGATGGCCTTTGGGATTAAGAATGCTAAATGCTAGAGTTGGATTGCTGGAAAATCGGGACTTTCCTGGATCAATTTCCTTCAACACTTTACCTACTGGATCTCCCATCTCCTTCACTGACTCTTCGGTTCTTGACTCTGAG TCAAGCGGGTCATTCTTCCATTCTAAAAGCATCACTCTGGGTAGCCTAATCGGTGGTTCTACTTCTAACATCATGGAACTCACAAGAAGACCGTCAAGAGAAGGTAGCACAGAAGCCAGCCTAGGAGTTGACAGAAAGATCAATAACTACTTCAAGTTGAAGTCCAAGCCATGGCTGTTTTCCCTGTGCTGCAAACTGAGCACCGATGCCGTGATCGCCACTAGAACTCACTCGCTGGCTCACTTTCTAGAATTGGAGAGGAAACGAACTGCCACCGTAGCTGCCGCCCACCCTCGGCCAATTGTCGGAAGATCCAGCAATATTTTAACCAGTTGA
- the LOC101206616 gene encoding WD repeat-containing protein 44, with amino-acid sequence MERKKTMNWDGLRDDDDDDRFFESIERMSCAMPEDLASSSDDEDFEDSRMSFASVVSSAKHDEFRTFAMTSPMTPEYDIWMAAPGSIKERRKRLLQGMGLNSGKQFQRLQSREFQRGVSRKLVNNTQISQPETVGSPEVVDQKQDAPAQTPLPIMLVRSRSDGDIDTFSISRTRKDDLLGNVSKQRLTRTYSMIMASSARMCNYPESIRVSPNDCSQQIGNGSTLSTVFSNNRLGAFFLIKNLDTGKEFIVNGYDQDGMWNRLSDIQTGKQLTMEEFEKCVGYSPVVTELMRRENVSRINGFFGDRKLNVNSYLSKSLRMSKRRGAALLKNIKGSMTGLIGEKDREIHQALETKLSKNASSSCPSPPHPSTSTTAAPTSSEWVKVRQSGKSYKELSALHFCQEIQAHEGSIWTMKFSCDARLLASAGEDRVIHIWEVQECEVMSMKPNEEGSMTPLHPSICPSPDRPAIGDASALSSEKRKKGKGISGSRKGNVIPDYVHVPESVFSLSEKPIYTLNGHLDDVLDLSWSSDSQLLLSSSTDKTVRLWDMETKSCLKMFAHNDYVTCVQFNPMDDDYFISGALDAKVRIWNIPDRYVVDWTDLHEMVTAASYTPDGQGAVIGCHKGTCRMYSIEDSKLEQKHQVDVQSKKKNHGKKITGFQFVPGSPTEVLVTSADSRIRILEGTDVTHRFRGFRNTSSQITASFSQDGKYVICASEDSQVFVWKREEPRNPNSAKKGLMAIRGYEHFPCKDVSVAIPWPGMISGEPPLVQMNSKRHSKRGLTQPASAGSSPTRDENNSIANNKKQLPPLPKKNNNAVENNNNNNNNNGGSTSTTPPDEEQQQQAQVTRSESRTGESPSSSPSASIRHGDSPSLSSSAAISNNPTSSSWSSSWSWFDVGNSHGHHAIPATAWGLVIVTAGLGGEIRAYQNFGLPRRIGRQTNFWPTT; translated from the exons ATGGAGCGCAAGAAGACGATGAATTGGGATGGACTTCGAGATGACGACGACGATGATCGATTTTTCGAGTCCATTGAGAGAATGTCATGCGCCATGCCGGAGGATTTGGCTTCCTCTTCCGACGACGAAGATTTCGAAGACAGTCGTATGTCCTTTGCCTCCGTCGTCTCCTCCGCCAAACACGACGAGTTCAGAACCTTCGCGATGACTTCGCCGATGACGCCGGAGTACGACATTTGGATGGCCGCACCAGGATCCATTAAGGAACGGCGCAAGCGATTGCTCCAAGGAATGGGCCTCAATAGCGGCAAACAATTTCAGAGGCTTCAGAGCAGGGAATTTCAGCGGGGGGTTTCGAGGAAATTAGTCAATAATACTCAAATTTCTCAACCAGAAACCGTTGGATCTCCAGAAGTTGTAGATCAGAAACAAGATGCACCAGCGCAAACGCCATTGCCGATTATGCTCGTTCGTTCACGATCTGATGGAGATATTGATACGTTCTCCATTTCCAGGACACGGAAAGATGATCTACTCGGAAACGTTTCGAAACAGCGTCTTACAAGAACTTACTCGATGATAATGGCGTCCAGTGCTCGGATGTGTAATTATCCTGAATCGATTAGAGTTTCGCCTAACGATTGTAGCCAACAGATTGGGAACGGTTCGACATTGTCGACGGTGTTCTCGAACAACAGGTTAGGGGCATTTTTTCTGATAAAGAATCTGGACACAGGAAAGGAATTCATCGTGAATGGATACGATCAAGACGGAATGTGGAATCGACTTAGCGATATTCAAACAGGGAAACAACTTACAATGGAGGAATTCGAGAAATGCGTTGGATATTCACCGGTTGTGACGGAATTAATGCGAAGAGAGAACGTGTCAAGAATTAACGGGTTCTTCGGCGATAGGAAACTCAACGTGAATTCATATCTATCGAAGAGTTTGCGAATGAGTAAAAGAAGAGGAGCAGCTCTGTTGAAGAACATCAAAGGCTCGATGACAGGTTTAATCGGGGAAAAGGACAGGGAAATTCATCAAGCCCTAGAAACAAAACTTAGCAAGAACGCATCCTCATCCTGTCCTTCTCCGCCGCATCCATCAACATCAACAACAGCGGCGCCGACGTCGTCAGAGTGGGTAAAAGTGAGACAGAGCGGAAAATCATACAAAGAACTGTCGGCGCTACATTTCTGTCAGGAAATCCAGGCGCATGAGGGATCAATTTGGACAATGAAATTCAGTTGTGATGCTAGATTATTAGCAAGTGCAGGTGAGGATCGAGTAATACATATATGGGAAGTGCAAGAATGTGAAGTAATGTCAATGAAACCAAATGAAGAAGGAAGTATGACGCCGCTTCATCCTTCCATTTGTCCTTCACCCGACAGACCCGCCATTGGAGATGCATCAGCTTTGTCATcggaaaagaggaagaaagggaaagggaTTTCTGGAAGTAGGAAAGGAAATGTGATTCCAGATTATGTTCATGTTCCGGAATCTGTGTTCTCACTTTCTGAAAAACCAATCTACACTTTGAATGGACATCTTGATGATGTTCTTGATCTCTCTTGGTCTTCTGATTCTCAG CTGCTGCTTTCATCTTCAACGGACAAAACTGTAAGGCTATGGGACATGGAAACCAAAAGCTGTTTAAAGATGTTTGCTCACAACGATTatg TGACATGCGTACAGTTCAACCCAATGGATGATGATTATTTCATAAGTGGAGCATTAGATGCAAAGGTGAGGATATGGAACATTCCAGATAGATATGTGGTTGATTGGACTGACCTTCATGAAATGGTCACTGCCGCTTCCTATACACCTGATGGCCAG GGTGCCGTAATAGGTTGTCATAAAGGAACTTGCCGAATGTACAGCATAGAGG ATTCCAAGTTAGAACAGAAGCACCAGGTTGATGTGCAGagcaaaaagaagaatcaTGGAAAAAAGATCACTGGTTTCCAA TTTGTTCCTGGGAGCCCTACTGAAGTGCTGGTTACTTCTGCTGACTCTCGAATTCGAATCTTGGAAGGCACCGACGTTACTCATAGATTCAGAG GTTTCCGAAACACAAGCAGCCAAATTACAGCTTCGTTCAGTCAAGATGGGAAATATGTGATATGTGCAAGTGAAGATTCTCAAGTTTTTGTATGGAAGAGAGAGGAGCCACGAAATCCAAATTCTGCAAAGAAAGGTTTGATGGCAATCAGAGGTTACGAACACTTCCCATGTAAAGATGTTTCTGTAGCAATCCCCTGGCCTGGAATGATAAGCGGCGAACCGCCATTGGTGCAAATGAACTCGAAACGACATTCAAAACGTGGCTTGACGCAGCCAGCTTCAGCCGGAAGCTCACCAACTCGAGACGAAAACAACTCAATAGCAAACAATAAGAAGCAGTTGCCACCTCtaccaaagaaaaataacaatgcTGTggagaataataacaataataacaataataatggtGGTAGTACCTCCACAACTCCTCCGGATGAAGAACAGCAGCAGCAAGCTCAAGTTACTCGCTCAGAATCCAGAACTGGTGAATCACCCAGTTCATCACCTTCAGCTTCTATCAGGCATGGTGATTCACcttctttgtcttcttctGCTGCCATCAGCAACAACCCAACATCTTCCTCCTGGTCTTCCTCTTGGTCCTGGTTTGATGTCGGAAACAGCCATGGCCACCATGCCATCCCAGCTACGGCATGGGGATTGGTCATTGTGACTGCTGGGCTAGGAGGTGAAATAAGGGcctatcaaaattttggactGCCACGTAGGATTGGACGACAGACTAATTTCTGGCCAACTACATAG